One region of Streptomyces rishiriensis genomic DNA includes:
- a CDS encoding DUF4245 domain-containing protein: MAGSNGKQKTARDMVISLGVILIAAWVIYLFVPHDDRPREVQQVDYRVELLTARRAATYPVAAPEGLPDTWKATSVRFQGDEFDAWHLGFHAPDGEYVAVEQSTRQRSEFVQEASQGSKATKVTEQIGGRTWIRYTGGRYDALVLQGAAGSTTVVAGTGSFEQLSTMAGALKLA, from the coding sequence GTGGCAGGTTCGAACGGCAAGCAGAAGACGGCCCGCGACATGGTCATCTCCCTCGGGGTGATCTTGATCGCGGCATGGGTCATATACCTCTTTGTCCCACACGACGACCGCCCGCGCGAGGTCCAGCAGGTCGACTACCGCGTGGAGCTCCTCACGGCGCGCCGCGCGGCGACGTACCCGGTGGCGGCGCCCGAGGGTCTGCCCGACACCTGGAAGGCGACCTCGGTGCGGTTCCAGGGCGACGAGTTCGACGCCTGGCACCTCGGCTTCCACGCTCCCGACGGGGAGTACGTGGCGGTCGAGCAGTCGACTCGGCAGCGCTCGGAGTTCGTCCAGGAGGCCAGTCAGGGCTCGAAGGCGACCAAGGTCACCGAGCAGATCGGCGGCCGTACCTGGATCCGCTACACGGGCGGCCGCTACGACGCGCTCGTCCTCCAGGGCGCGGCGGGCTCCACGACCGTGGTGGCGGGCACGGGGTCCTTCGAGCAGCTGTCGACGATGGCCGGCGCGCTGAAGCTGGCGTGA
- a CDS encoding malonic semialdehyde reductase → MSLVLDPTAQDLLFREARTANTFTDEPVTDEQVQAIYDLVKYGPTAFNQTPLRITLVRSPEARERLVRHMAEGNRAKTATAPLVAILSADNEFHEELPTLLPAFPQAKDLFFSERPAREGSAALNAALQAAYFIIGVRAAGLAAGPMTGVDFEGVRKEFLDDDHTPLIVVNIGKPGEGASYPRSPRLAYDEVVTTV, encoded by the coding sequence ATGTCTCTCGTTCTTGACCCCACCGCCCAGGACCTGCTGTTCCGCGAGGCCCGCACCGCGAACACCTTCACCGACGAGCCGGTGACCGACGAGCAGGTCCAGGCGATCTACGACCTGGTCAAGTACGGCCCGACGGCGTTCAACCAGACTCCGCTGCGCATCACCCTGGTCCGCTCCCCCGAGGCCCGCGAGCGCCTGGTGCGGCACATGGCCGAGGGCAACCGGGCCAAGACCGCCACCGCCCCGCTCGTCGCGATCCTCTCCGCGGACAACGAGTTCCACGAGGAACTGCCGACCCTGCTCCCGGCCTTCCCGCAGGCCAAGGACCTCTTCTTCAGCGAGCGCCCGGCCCGCGAAGGCTCCGCCGCGCTGAACGCCGCCCTCCAGGCCGCGTACTTCATCATCGGCGTCCGCGCCGCCGGTCTGGCCGCCGGCCCGATGACCGGTGTCGACTTCGAGGGCGTCCGCAAGGAGTTCCTGGACGACGACCACACCCCGCTGATCGTCGTGAACATCGGCAAGCCGGGCGAGGGCGCCTCCTACCCGCGCTCCCCGCGCCTGGCGTACGACGAGGTCGTCACCACCGTCTGA
- a CDS encoding exodeoxyribonuclease VII small subunit: protein MTSKTDEALGYEQARDELIEVVRRLEAGGTTLEESLALWERGEELAKVCRRWLEGARARLDAALAEEGETEEGE from the coding sequence ATGACGAGCAAGACGGACGAGGCCCTCGGGTACGAGCAGGCCCGCGACGAGTTGATCGAGGTCGTACGGCGTCTGGAGGCGGGGGGTACGACGCTGGAGGAGTCACTCGCCCTCTGGGAGCGCGGTGAGGAGCTGGCCAAGGTCTGCCGGCGCTGGCTGGAGGGCGCCCGGGCGCGGCTGGACGCGGCGCTGGCCGAGGAGGGGGAAACGGAAGAAGGGGAGTGA
- the xseA gene encoding exodeoxyribonuclease VII large subunit, which translates to MAVNTSADAPLPVGEISRLIGSWIDRLGAVWVEGQITQLSRRPGAGVVFLTLRDPSHDISVSVTCYRQVFDAVADVVGEGARVVVHAKPEWYAPRGQLSLRAVEIRPVGVGELLARLEQLKKSLAAEGLFAPARKKPLPFLPQLIGLVCGRASAAERDVLENARHRWPAVRFEVRNVAVQGVHAVTQVVQAVKELDGLDDVDVIIVARGGGSVEDLLPFSDEQVVRAVAACRTPVVSAIGHEPDNPLLDHVADLRASTPTDAAKKVVPDVGEELERVRMLRGRARRCAQAFLEREERGLAHALARPAIQDPHRMIDERADHVSSLVDRSRRTVGHLLDRADSELTHTHARVVALSPAATLKRGYAVLQRADGHVVRDPAEVTAAETLRARVAEGEFTVRVDDVPDAGTTGTTEN; encoded by the coding sequence ATGGCTGTGAACACGTCCGCGGACGCCCCGCTGCCCGTCGGCGAGATCTCGCGGCTCATCGGAAGCTGGATCGACCGGCTCGGCGCGGTGTGGGTCGAGGGGCAGATCACCCAGCTGTCGCGGCGCCCGGGTGCCGGGGTGGTGTTCCTGACGCTGCGGGACCCGTCGCACGACATCTCGGTGAGCGTGACCTGCTACCGGCAGGTCTTCGACGCGGTGGCGGACGTCGTCGGCGAGGGCGCGCGGGTCGTCGTCCACGCGAAGCCGGAGTGGTACGCGCCGCGTGGCCAGCTGTCGCTGCGGGCCGTCGAGATACGGCCGGTGGGGGTCGGCGAGCTGCTGGCGCGGCTGGAGCAGCTGAAGAAGTCCCTGGCCGCGGAGGGCCTCTTCGCCCCCGCCCGGAAGAAGCCGCTGCCCTTCCTGCCGCAGCTCATCGGGCTGGTGTGCGGGCGGGCCTCCGCCGCCGAGCGGGACGTCCTCGAGAACGCCCGGCACCGCTGGCCCGCCGTCCGCTTCGAGGTGCGCAACGTCGCCGTCCAGGGCGTGCACGCGGTGACGCAGGTCGTCCAGGCGGTGAAGGAGCTGGACGGCCTGGACGACGTGGACGTGATCATCGTCGCGCGCGGCGGGGGAAGCGTGGAGGATCTGCTGCCGTTCTCCGACGAGCAGGTGGTCAGGGCGGTCGCGGCCTGTCGTACGCCGGTCGTCTCGGCGATCGGGCACGAGCCGGACAACCCGCTGCTCGACCATGTGGCCGACCTGCGCGCCTCGACGCCGACCGACGCCGCGAAAAAGGTCGTACCGGACGTCGGCGAGGAACTGGAGCGGGTGCGGATGCTGCGCGGGCGGGCGCGGCGATGCGCGCAGGCCTTCCTGGAGCGGGAGGAGCGCGGCCTCGCCCACGCCCTCGCGCGGCCCGCCATACAGGATCCGCACCGGATGATCGACGAGCGGGCCGATCACGTCTCCTCGCTCGTCGACCGTTCCCGGCGCACGGTCGGGCACCTGCTGGACCGCGCCGACTCCGAGCTGACCCACACGCACGCGCGCGTAGTGGCGCTCTCGCCCGCCGCGACGCTGAAGCGGGGCTACGCGGTGCTCCAGAGGGCCGACGGGCACGTGGTGCGGGACCCGGCCGAGGTGACGGCCGCCGAGACGCTGCGCGCGCGGGTCGCCGAGGGCGAGTTCACCGTTCGCGTCGACGACGTCCCCGACGCCGGAACCACCGGAACCACCGAGAACTAG
- a CDS encoding APC family permease: MSDTAEPGTEDRPIREGHGHLRRSLRFRDLVVYGLLFIAPMAPVGIFGTLDARSHGAVALVYVVATVAMAFTAFSYAQMVRVVPQAGSVFAYARVALGQGAGFVAGWMALLDYVLIPAVAYLFSGIAMNALVPEVSRWVWTALAVVITTLLNLWGVRAAARVGFLVLALEIVVLVVFVVSATVVLARDGAERGWLSPLSGDGSQGAFSLSAVIGAVSVAVLSYLGFDAIASFAEEVTGGAGKVARALLFCLALAGVLFVTQTYLGALLEPVPSAELAADPGRQGSAFYDAVDVSVGTWLHDLVAVGKAVGAAFATLAGQAAAGRLLFAMGRERRLPRVLARTDGGVPRVALLCSAAVTLVAAVWAARRDDGMDHLVSVVDIGALTAFTLLHASVVGWFAVRRAGGPVVWWRHVLMPVTGAAITIAVIAEASGTAQSVGLIWLAVGAVVLVAQRGRTGAAA; encoded by the coding sequence ATGTCCGACACCGCCGAGCCCGGTACCGAGGACCGTCCGATCCGGGAGGGACACGGACACCTGCGGCGGAGCCTGCGCTTTCGCGACCTGGTCGTCTACGGACTGCTGTTCATCGCGCCCATGGCGCCGGTCGGCATCTTCGGCACGCTGGACGCGAGGTCCCACGGGGCGGTGGCGCTGGTCTACGTCGTCGCGACGGTCGCCATGGCGTTCACCGCCTTCAGTTACGCGCAGATGGTGCGGGTGGTCCCCCAGGCGGGCTCGGTGTTCGCTTACGCGCGCGTGGCGCTCGGGCAGGGCGCCGGGTTCGTGGCGGGCTGGATGGCGCTGCTGGACTACGTCCTCATCCCGGCCGTGGCGTACCTGTTCTCCGGCATCGCGATGAACGCGCTCGTCCCGGAGGTCTCCCGGTGGGTGTGGACGGCGCTCGCGGTCGTGATCACCACCCTGCTGAACCTGTGGGGCGTACGGGCGGCGGCCCGCGTGGGCTTCCTGGTGCTGGCGCTGGAGATCGTCGTCCTGGTCGTCTTCGTGGTGTCCGCGACGGTGGTCCTCGCGCGCGACGGCGCGGAGCGCGGCTGGCTGTCACCGCTGAGCGGGGACGGCTCGCAGGGGGCGTTCTCGCTGTCCGCGGTGATCGGCGCGGTGTCGGTGGCCGTCCTGTCCTACCTGGGCTTCGACGCGATCGCGAGCTTCGCGGAGGAGGTCACCGGTGGTGCGGGGAAGGTCGCGCGGGCCCTGTTGTTCTGCCTGGCGCTGGCCGGCGTGCTGTTCGTGACGCAGACGTACCTGGGGGCGCTGCTGGAGCCGGTGCCGTCCGCCGAGCTGGCCGCCGATCCCGGTCGGCAGGGGTCGGCGTTCTATGACGCCGTGGACGTGTCCGTCGGTACCTGGCTGCACGATCTGGTGGCGGTCGGCAAGGCGGTCGGGGCCGCGTTCGCCACCCTGGCCGGACAGGCGGCGGCCGGCCGGCTGCTGTTCGCCATGGGACGTGAGCGGCGGCTGCCGCGGGTGCTGGCCCGGACGGACGGGGGCGTGCCGCGGGTCGCTCTGCTGTGTTCGGCCGCCGTCACGCTGGTCGCGGCGGTGTGGGCGGCGCGGCGGGACGACGGGATGGACCACCTGGTGTCGGTGGTCGACATCGGCGCCCTGACGGCGTTCACCTTGCTGCACGCGAGCGTGGTGGGCTGGTTCGCGGTGCGGCGGGCGGGTGGCCCGGTGGTGTGGTGGCGGCATGTGCTGATGCCGGTGACGGGTGCGGCGATCACGATCGCGGTGATCGCGGAGGCGTCGGGCACGGCGCAGTCGGTGGGCCTGATCTGGCTGGCGGTGGGGGCCGTCGTGCTGGTCGCGCAGCGCGGGCGGACGGGGGCCGCCGCCTGA
- a CDS encoding 4-hydroxy-3-methylbut-2-enyl diphosphate reductase — translation MGRMTASPGRRRVLLAAPRGYCAGVDRAVIAVEKALEQYGAPVYVRHEIVHNKYVVQTLERKGAVFVERTEEVPPGNIVMFSAHGVAPVVHEEAARGRLATIDATCPLVTKVHKEAVRFASEDYDILLIGHEGHEEVIGTSGEAPEHIQLVDGPEDVAKVEVRDPSKIVWLSQTTLSVDETMETVDALKEKFPQLISPPSDDICYATQNRQLAVKQMGAEAELVIVVGSRNSSNSKRLVEVAKLAGSREAYLVDFASEIDEAWLEGVTTVGVTSGASVPEVLVEEVLAWLTERGYGDVELVKAAEEHITFSLPKELRRDLREEAAALAAGRGGSGTTSAAASDAVSGPADS, via the coding sequence ATGGGACGCATGACTGCTTCGCCTGGCCGCCGCCGTGTCCTGCTCGCCGCTCCCCGGGGCTACTGCGCGGGCGTCGACCGTGCCGTGATCGCCGTCGAGAAGGCCCTGGAGCAGTACGGGGCGCCGGTCTACGTCCGGCACGAGATCGTCCACAACAAGTACGTCGTGCAGACCCTTGAGCGGAAGGGCGCCGTCTTCGTCGAGCGGACGGAAGAGGTTCCGCCGGGCAACATCGTCATGTTCTCGGCGCACGGCGTCGCCCCCGTCGTCCACGAGGAGGCCGCGCGCGGGCGCCTGGCCACCATCGACGCGACCTGCCCCCTGGTCACCAAGGTCCACAAGGAAGCCGTCCGCTTCGCCAGCGAGGACTACGACATCCTCCTGATCGGGCACGAGGGCCACGAAGAGGTCATCGGCACCTCCGGCGAGGCCCCCGAACACATCCAGCTCGTCGACGGCCCCGAGGACGTCGCCAAGGTGGAGGTCCGGGACCCCTCGAAGATCGTGTGGCTCTCCCAGACCACTCTCTCGGTCGACGAGACCATGGAGACGGTCGACGCCCTCAAGGAGAAGTTCCCGCAGCTCATCTCCCCGCCGAGCGACGACATCTGCTACGCCACGCAGAACCGTCAGCTCGCGGTGAAGCAGATGGGCGCGGAGGCGGAGCTGGTGATCGTGGTCGGCTCCCGCAACTCCTCCAACTCCAAGCGGCTCGTCGAGGTGGCCAAGCTCGCCGGCTCCCGCGAGGCCTACCTGGTCGACTTCGCGAGCGAGATCGACGAGGCGTGGCTGGAGGGCGTGACCACGGTGGGCGTCACCTCCGGCGCCTCCGTCCCGGAGGTCCTCGTCGAGGAGGTCCTGGCCTGGCTCACCGAGCGCGGCTACGGGGACGTCGAGCTCGTCAAGGCGGCCGAGGAGCACATCACCTTCTCGCTGCCCAAGGAACTCCGGCGTGATCTGCGCGAGGAGGCGGCGGCACTGGCGGCCGGGCGGGGCGGCAGCGGTACGACGTCCGCGGCGGCCTCCGACGCGGTGTCCGGTCCGGCGGACAGCTGA
- the ppgK gene encoding polyphosphate--glucose phosphotransferase, translating to MQIFGVDIGGSGIKGAPVDLDRGDLAQERHKVLTPHPATPESVADGVRQVVEHFEWSGPVGLTFPGVVTGGSTIRTAANVDKSWIDTDARALFSERLGGLPVTVVNDADAAGVAEVSFGAGRERSGTVILLTFGTGIGSALFVDGVLVPNTELGHLELHGHDAEKRASSKAKEDGELTWEHWARRVTKYLAHVEMLFSPELFIIGGGVSRKADKFLHLIEGIRADIVPAELQNNAGIVGAAMRAAKQD from the coding sequence ATGCAGATCTTCGGCGTGGACATCGGCGGCTCCGGGATCAAGGGCGCCCCGGTGGATTTGGACAGGGGCGACCTCGCTCAGGAGCGCCACAAAGTGCTCACCCCGCACCCGGCCACGCCCGAGAGCGTGGCCGACGGTGTGCGGCAGGTCGTCGAGCACTTCGAGTGGTCGGGGCCGGTGGGCCTGACCTTCCCGGGCGTGGTCACCGGCGGCTCCACGATCCGTACGGCGGCCAACGTCGACAAGAGCTGGATCGACACCGACGCGCGTGCCCTCTTCAGCGAGCGGCTGGGCGGCCTGCCGGTGACGGTGGTCAACGACGCGGACGCGGCGGGCGTCGCGGAGGTGTCCTTCGGCGCGGGCCGCGAGCGCAGCGGCACGGTGATCCTGCTGACGTTCGGCACGGGCATCGGCAGCGCCCTCTTCGTCGACGGCGTCCTCGTCCCCAACACCGAGCTCGGCCACCTGGAGCTGCACGGGCACGACGCCGAGAAGCGCGCCTCCAGCAAGGCCAAGGAGGACGGCGAGCTGACCTGGGAGCACTGGGCCCGCCGGGTCACGAAGTACCTCGCCCACGTCGAGATGCTCTTCTCGCCGGAGCTGTTCATCATCGGCGGCGGCGTGAGCCGCAAGGCCGACAAGTTCCTGCACCTCATCGAGGGCATCCGGGCGGACATCGTGCCGGCCGAGCTGCAGAACAACGCGGGCATCGTGGGAGCGGCGATGCGAGCGGCGAAGCAGGACTGA
- a CDS encoding DUF6542 domain-containing protein — MPDARLTGLGGGLFSGVLMFVIGCLDQLLFGASLTVYSALFLPVCLLTALWVGGGDLLSAPVVVPIAFAVGLLPVAEGGNGIGARLMGLVTALATQVGWLYAGTLVAGTVVLARGVRRAAARRHTANRR; from the coding sequence ATGCCTGACGCCCGGCTCACCGGGCTCGGCGGCGGGCTGTTCAGCGGGGTGCTGATGTTCGTGATCGGCTGCCTGGACCAGCTGCTGTTCGGCGCCTCACTGACGGTGTACAGCGCGCTGTTCCTGCCGGTGTGCCTGCTGACCGCCCTGTGGGTGGGCGGGGGCGACCTGCTGTCGGCGCCCGTGGTCGTGCCGATCGCCTTCGCCGTGGGACTGCTGCCCGTGGCCGAGGGCGGCAACGGCATCGGGGCGCGGCTGATGGGGCTGGTGACGGCACTGGCCACGCAGGTCGGCTGGCTGTACGCCGGAACGCTCGTGGCGGGAACGGTCGTCCTGGCCCGCGGAGTACGCCGGGCAGCGGCCCGCCGCCACACCGCGAACCGCCGCTAG
- the ychF gene encoding redox-regulated ATPase YchF, with the protein MSLTIGIVGLPNVGKSTLFNALTKNDVLAANYPFATIEPNVGVVGVPDARLTKLAEIFSSQRILPATVDFVDIAGIVRGASEGEGLGNKFLANIRESDAICQVIRAFKDENVVHVDGKVSPKDDIETINTELILADLQTIEKVLPRLQKESRIKKEVAAKVAAVEAAQEILEKGDTLFSAGIVQGSGREELLHDLHLLTTKPFLYVFNVDEDELVDEEFKAEQSALVAPAEAIFLNAKLEQDLAELDEEDAMELLESVGADEPGLATLARVGFNTLGLQTYLTAGPKESRAWTIKKGATAPEAAGVIHTDFQKGFIKAEVISFADLVETGSVAEARAKGKARMEGKDYVMQDGDVVEFRFNV; encoded by the coding sequence GTGTCGCTCACGATCGGAATCGTCGGTCTGCCGAATGTCGGCAAGTCGACCCTGTTCAACGCCCTGACCAAGAACGACGTGCTGGCGGCCAACTACCCGTTCGCCACGATCGAGCCGAACGTCGGCGTGGTCGGCGTCCCGGACGCCCGGCTCACGAAGCTGGCCGAGATCTTCTCCTCGCAGCGGATCCTCCCGGCGACCGTCGACTTCGTCGACATCGCGGGCATCGTGCGCGGAGCGAGCGAGGGTGAGGGCCTGGGCAACAAGTTCCTGGCGAACATCCGCGAGTCCGACGCGATCTGCCAGGTCATCCGTGCCTTCAAGGACGAGAACGTCGTCCATGTCGACGGCAAGGTCTCGCCCAAGGACGACATCGAGACGATCAACACCGAGCTGATCCTCGCGGACCTCCAGACGATCGAGAAGGTCCTGCCGCGTCTCCAGAAGGAGTCGCGGATCAAGAAGGAGGTCGCGGCGAAGGTCGCGGCGGTCGAGGCGGCGCAGGAGATCCTGGAGAAGGGCGACACCCTCTTCTCCGCGGGGATCGTCCAGGGCTCCGGGCGCGAGGAGCTGCTGCACGACCTGCACCTGCTCACCACCAAGCCCTTCCTCTACGTCTTCAACGTCGACGAGGACGAACTGGTCGACGAGGAGTTCAAGGCCGAACAGAGCGCGCTGGTCGCCCCGGCCGAGGCGATCTTCCTCAACGCCAAGCTGGAGCAGGACCTCGCCGAGCTGGACGAGGAGGACGCGATGGAGCTGCTGGAGTCGGTCGGCGCCGACGAGCCCGGCCTCGCCACCCTCGCCCGCGTCGGCTTCAACACCCTCGGCCTCCAGACGTACCTCACGGCAGGCCCCAAGGAGTCCCGCGCCTGGACCATCAAGAAGGGCGCCACCGCACCCGAGGCCGCCGGTGTCATCCACACCGACTTCCAGAAGGGCTTCATCAAGGCGGAGGTCATCTCCTTCGCCGACCTGGTGGAGACCGGCTCGGTCGCCGAGGCCCGCGCCAAGGGCAAGGCCCGCATGGAAGGCAAGGACTACGTCATGCAGGACGGCGACGTCGTGGAGTTCCGCTTCAATGTGTAG
- a CDS encoding ABC transporter ATP-binding protein, whose translation MTETQLRPAPGEVTSPDAAVLSAVVKRFANAKGEEFTAVDGLDLRIRRGEVVAFLGPNGAGKTTTIDMLLGLTRPDSGQVELFGEPAQQAVRAGRVAAVLQSGGLLPDLTVEATVRMLGSLHPGADPETVMSRAGVTRLRDRRVAECSGGEQQRLRFALALLSNPEFLVLDEPTAGMDVAARREFWATVREDARHGMTVLFATHYMEEADQFADRVVMVDRGRVVADGSASSVRARISGRTVSALISPADAAAVAGSPSVRSVVVRGERHYFDSTDSDALLRLLVTRTSATEIEVAPRSLEEAFMAITHAGRTGQEGPR comes from the coding sequence ATGACCGAAACCCAACTCCGCCCGGCGCCGGGGGAGGTGACGTCACCGGATGCCGCCGTGCTCAGCGCGGTCGTGAAGCGGTTCGCCAACGCCAAGGGCGAGGAGTTCACCGCCGTCGACGGGCTGGACCTGCGGATCCGGCGTGGCGAGGTCGTGGCGTTTCTCGGACCGAACGGCGCGGGCAAGACGACCACGATCGACATGCTCCTGGGCCTCACCCGGCCCGACTCGGGGCAGGTGGAGCTGTTCGGCGAGCCGGCGCAGCAGGCGGTGCGCGCCGGTCGCGTGGCGGCGGTCCTCCAGAGCGGCGGCCTGCTGCCCGACCTGACCGTCGAGGCCACCGTACGGATGCTGGGCTCACTGCACCCCGGCGCCGACCCGGAGACCGTGATGAGCAGGGCCGGCGTCACCAGGCTGCGGGACCGCCGGGTCGCCGAGTGCTCCGGAGGTGAGCAGCAGCGGCTGCGCTTCGCGCTCGCCCTGCTGTCGAACCCGGAGTTCCTGGTGCTGGACGAGCCGACCGCCGGGATGGACGTGGCGGCCCGCCGCGAGTTCTGGGCCACCGTCCGCGAGGACGCCCGGCACGGCATGACGGTCCTGTTCGCCACGCACTACATGGAGGAGGCCGATCAGTTCGCCGACCGGGTCGTGATGGTCGACCGGGGGCGGGTCGTCGCCGACGGGTCCGCCTCCTCGGTCCGCGCCCGTATCAGCGGCCGTACGGTCTCCGCCCTGATCAGCCCGGCGGACGCCGCCGCGGTGGCAGGCTCCCCGTCCGTCCGCTCGGTCGTGGTCCGGGGCGAGCGCCACTACTTCGACTCCACCGACTCCGACGCGCTGCTGCGGCTGCTCGTCACCCGGACCTCCGCCACCGAGATCGAGGTCGCCCCCCGAAGCCTCGAAGAGGCCTTCATGGCCATCACGCACGCCGGCCGCACCGGCCAGGAGGGCCCGCGATGA
- a CDS encoding ABC transporter permease — protein sequence MTTVTAPPARPRASSFSGVNPTFVRYELARRFNRQTTIFTLLLPAVLYLALFRTAPARGTLPHGNFAAWMMIGLAVYGAAMAATSSAATISVEKSAGWMRTIALSPLAPPGYLLVKVLCSVVMAAVPVAIVGVLGLVTGARADAEVWVTSLVVAWLGAAVFAALGISLGLALKPDVVMHMPGLTMTALAFLGNLFIPLSGTMLEISRYTPMYGVSTLARYTLTDGYSFSGEHSGLAGAVLNIVAWFAGFGFMAVRRFAKSTGRQ from the coding sequence ATGACCACCGTGACCGCGCCGCCCGCCCGCCCCCGCGCCTCGTCGTTCAGCGGAGTCAACCCCACCTTCGTCCGCTACGAGCTGGCCCGCCGCTTCAACCGTCAGACCACGATCTTCACCCTCCTCCTGCCGGCCGTCCTCTACCTCGCCCTGTTCCGTACCGCGCCCGCCCGCGGCACGCTGCCGCACGGCAACTTCGCCGCCTGGATGATGATCGGTCTCGCCGTGTACGGGGCCGCGATGGCCGCCACCAGTTCCGCGGCCACCATCTCGGTCGAGAAGTCGGCCGGCTGGATGCGCACCATCGCGCTGAGCCCGCTCGCCCCGCCCGGATACCTGCTCGTCAAGGTTCTGTGCTCGGTGGTCATGGCCGCGGTGCCGGTGGCCATCGTCGGAGTGCTGGGTCTTGTCACCGGTGCGCGCGCCGATGCCGAGGTGTGGGTGACGTCCCTGGTCGTCGCCTGGCTCGGGGCCGCGGTCTTCGCCGCGCTCGGCATCTCGCTGGGTCTGGCCCTCAAGCCCGACGTCGTGATGCACATGCCGGGGCTCACGATGACCGCGCTGGCCTTCCTCGGCAACCTGTTCATCCCGCTCAGCGGCACCATGCTCGAGATCTCCCGGTACACGCCGATGTACGGCGTCTCCACCCTCGCCCGCTACACCCTCACCGACGGCTACAGCTTCAGCGGCGAGCACTCCGGCCTGGCGGGCGCCGTCCTCAACATCGTCGCCTGGTTCGCCGGATTCGGCTTCATGGCGGTCCGCCGGTTCGCGAAGAGCACCGGCCGCCAGTAG
- a CDS encoding ACP S-malonyltransferase: MFAIMAPGQGSQTPGMMAGWLRDPVHAERVRAWSEAADCDLVHLGTRASAAEIARTEHTQPLLVAQGLLAHEALAGAGSAIAAGHSVGELTAAAYAGVLTPVDAVRLAAVRGRAMSAACAEAPTSMAAVVGGDEDRVLERLAELGLHAATFNGPGQIVAAGLAEDLRRLAAAPPPESTVKPLPVAGAFHTPYMESARQAFAAAAAATDFATPRGCLLSNADGEVVADPQEVRRRLVDQVVRPVRWDLCLHTLARLAPGLTVSLPPARTLANILKRRHGELDVLPVNTARDIGKALVRIGESARKEEPAHAGV, translated from the coding sequence ATGTTCGCAATCATGGCGCCGGGTCAGGGCTCCCAGACCCCTGGCATGATGGCCGGCTGGCTGCGCGACCCGGTCCACGCCGAGCGCGTACGGGCCTGGTCCGAGGCCGCGGACTGCGACCTCGTCCACTTGGGCACCCGGGCCTCGGCCGCCGAGATCGCCCGCACCGAGCACACCCAGCCGCTGCTGGTCGCCCAGGGCCTGCTGGCCCACGAGGCACTGGCGGGGGCGGGCAGCGCGATCGCGGCCGGACACTCGGTCGGCGAACTCACCGCCGCCGCCTACGCCGGAGTCCTCACGCCCGTCGACGCGGTACGGCTGGCCGCGGTCCGCGGCCGGGCGATGTCCGCGGCCTGCGCCGAGGCACCCACGTCGATGGCGGCCGTGGTCGGCGGCGACGAGGACCGGGTGCTGGAGCGGCTCGCCGAACTCGGCCTGCACGCGGCCACGTTCAACGGCCCCGGCCAGATCGTGGCCGCCGGGCTCGCCGAGGACCTCCGGCGGCTGGCGGCGGCGCCCCCGCCGGAGTCGACCGTCAAACCCCTGCCGGTCGCGGGCGCCTTCCACACCCCGTACATGGAGTCCGCGCGGCAGGCCTTCGCCGCCGCGGCCGCCGCGACCGACTTCGCTACGCCCCGCGGGTGCCTGCTCTCCAACGCCGACGGCGAGGTGGTCGCCGACCCCCAGGAGGTCCGTCGGCGCCTCGTCGACCAGGTGGTACGGCCGGTGCGCTGGGACCTGTGTCTGCACACCCTCGCCCGCCTGGCACCCGGGCTGACGGTGTCCCTGCCGCCCGCCCGCACCCTCGCCAACATCCTCAAGCGCCGTCACGGCGAACTCGACGTCCTCCCCGTCAACACGGCCCGCGACATCGGCAAGGCCCTCGTGCGCATCGGCGAGAGCGCCCGTAAGGAGGAACCCGCCCATGCTGGTGTCTGA